CGGCCTCGACGCCCGCCGCGCGGAGCCCGGCCGCCAGCGTCCGGCAGTGGTCCACCCGGCCCGAGAGCACCAGGCACGTGTGCCCGGCGCGGGCCTCCTCGGCGACGGTCCGCACGACGAGCCCGTTGCGGCCCTCGTCGGCCGTCAGCGCCGCCATCATCCGCGCGTAGTCGTCGGGCCCGGCATAGGGGAAGGTGAAGCCGGTCTCGACGAGCCGGATCTCGGGCAGGGTCAGCACCCCGGCCTCGACCAGCTCCTCGTGGGTGACCGTCGCCAGCGGGCGGCCGAGGTAGAGGTCGAGGAGCGCCGTCAGCCCGTCGGCGCGCTCGGGCGTGGCGGTGAGCCCCAGCCGGTAGCGGGCCGGGCAGCGGTGCACGAGGTCGCGGAAGGTGGAGGCCGCCACGTGGTGAGCTTCATCGAGGATCAGCAGCCCGAAGCCGCCCAGGAACTCCTCCAGCCAGCCGGGCTCCCGACGGACGAGCGCCTGCACGACGGCCACGGTCACCGGGCCCGGCGCGGCCTCGCCGTCGCCGCAGAAGCCCGGCTCGACGCCGAGCAGCTCGCGGAGCTGGCCGCGCCACTGCTCAGCGAGGTCGAGGGTGTGCACCAGCACGAGCGCCGGCGTCCGCAGCCGGGAGATGGCGCCGATACCGACGCGCGTCTTCCCTCCGCCGCAGGGGATGACGACCGTGCCCTGCGTCGCCCCCGCGAGACGCTCGACGGCCCGCGCCTGGTAGTCCCTCAGCGGCACCTCGGACAGCCCGTCGAGCCTCGCGGCAGGTAGACGCCGGCGGTCCTCGAACTCGACGGCGATCCCGTCCATCGCGGCGAGCCGCCGGAGGGTGTGGACAGCGCCGCGGGGCAGCACGACCTCGTCGCCGCTCTCGTCGAGGAAGCACAGCTCCTCGGGCTCGCC
This genomic interval from Acidobacteriota bacterium contains the following:
- a CDS encoding DEAD/DEAH box helicase — protein: MRARVDAAIRLRRAEAPDKLLERLRRALTFVNPAFLDRLRLGLPPGGEPEELCFLDESGDEVVLPRGAVHTLRRLAAMDGIAVEFEDRRRLPAARLDGLSEVPLRDYQARAVERLAGATQGTVVIPCGGGKTRVGIGAISRLRTPALVLVHTLDLAEQWRGQLRELLGVEPGFCGDGEAAPGPVTVAVVQALVRREPGWLEEFLGGFGLLILDEAHHVAASTFRDLVHRCPARYRLGLTATPERADGLTALLDLYLGRPLATVTHEELVEAGVLTLPEIRLVETGFTFPYAGPDDYARMMAALTADEGRNGLVVRTVAEEARAGHTCLVLSGRVDHCRTLAAGLRAAGVEAAELTGRVPKDRRKALLDLARAGRLAVLVATTLADEGLDLPRLSRVFLAYPGRARGRTVQRLGRLMRPHPDKGRPVLFDFVDRKVPILRRQHLERRRLYAEVLGIPASQLRARAAFPGHAAAQTE